In one Plasmodium reichenowi strain SY57 chromosome 7, whole genome shotgun sequence genomic region, the following are encoded:
- a CDS encoding hypothetical protein (conserved Plasmodium protein, unknown function): MNNNNYIFENENPILYNTNEGEENRSSLDELTIKEHIYNKSDLCDIYYEEDKINVDEIFDLLRDIKDPEYSYTLEALKIIEKKNIHINYEEKLITVYFTPTIPNCSLATLIGLMISIKLQYSLCNNYKTNIYIYPGSHNSEHSINKQLNDKERIAAAIENKHLFNVIKNSINYHYPIIKF, translated from the coding sequence atgaataataataattacataTTTGAAAATGAGAATCCAATATTGTATAATACGAATGAAGGAGAAGAAAATAGAAGCTCATTAGACGAGTTAACAATAAaagaacatatatataataaaagtgaTTTATGTGATATATACTATGAGGAAGATAAAATTAATGTAGACGAAATATTTGATTTATTAAGAGATATAAAAGATCCAGAATATTCTTATACATTAGAAGCTCTAAAAATTatagagaaaaaaaatattcatataaattatgaagaaaaattaattacAGTGTATTTTACACCTACTATACCAAATTGTTCTTTAGCAACACTTATAGGATTAATGATAAGTATAAAATTACAATATTCattatgtaataattacaaaacgaacatttatatatatcctgGATCACATAATTCAGAACATTCAATAAATAAGCAACTAAACGACAAGGAGAGAATAGCAGCAGCTATAGaaaataaacatttatttaatgttataaaaaatagtaTTAATTATCACTATCcaattattaaattttaa
- a CDS encoding hypothetical protein (conserved Plasmodium protein, unknown function): protein MKEQEGSNVILNISDISKDNDEVPNDEITFFDINNSINHLTGKEFYFYSNNDVFIYKQNNPHEFLKDKSSIRIKDPTCSSLQDKKCNDESDAFEESEENDVIGINNPIDINNPIDINNPIDINNPIDINNPIDINNSINTNNSINTNNSINTNNSINTNNPIDINDEHKYCKLIDYKHKYNNNSINNVNNLINTCGKGNITNRDTNNFKNNKHINIHVYKNKNSKGERDISFFSDHLKNCNHLEDKVKFVFSQELNKVNDIFNVEEIMKIINNLNSIRIEIETTIYKKLEKKYKNFLLSTVKIKDIDLDITNMKNHLSNNLNEIKCLQEKKYKEKLHIIDLISKKNLYKQINLLLLIIFIISYYDILLFKNILKKNFEFSSIAFYQLYQFINHNHKLLQHIKCVNNLKHKMFSIYFNRIKENNETNFVHFLFSDDSKKTNQININELLKTLLKIYYLLFKIKPFNFIENSLVYMYQFFQQISKQIVFSCFMTNIETQQENTLHKIAEDALIKNQINSKCKNKINNTLDHFNKIHQKKRNHQNLYNSPYHQNKNVDEIKNQNVDEVKNQNVDKLKNQYIDVLQNQYIDVLQNQYIDVLQNQYIDVLQNHNKDILQCQNIYHNLQDKSVCQDQDNHKISQVEKYQPNFLSFQTEQSEELIDKDVSICDKTNLTHNMIYSKYDQIDENIKNKKKIKSYDSINNNINDTDIYKNNHSTNQQNDADNFLFIPLNELVPKLNDTSSLLSLIKIYEILFDVFNKYDYIIIYLLNYYLQKNDISIYQTENKSKFKNLEKTNLTLYNKIYECNNDNIQTINKCTDKLTNETYQEITTTKELSQNYNMYNEDIHKQNNVTNNLDESNYSQYYNIDHNQSNIFYIPNTYTSHLLTYFIKNDTMKNQTYDQKCTSIKNKIESYLKEKSISCIYSQEYIYFTLQNALHLIYVKKKFLKNMEKVIKTIIENMQFNNFNFNHICSYIFLTILYCLHSYLFKYNSSNDQIYYLTKSLKENKNIDVYVNPKDNINVHVDPKDNINVHVDPKDNINVHVNPKDNINVHVNPKDNINVHVDPKDNINVHVNPKDNINVHVNPKDNINVQVNPKDNINVQVNPKDNIKINEKIHVNIKTNDYKNSCNTLYNEQKNVYIEEHIRTSIFEDHNLLKDILQNHDIFLEVEKKLKKNYFPTYYYLNIKTLNDMINRDHWLRIPNKINNKICNNNFNFNFNFTFNFNNILTFYKNEFHDFLNVPFSPNPLKKFNFKNIRQYLCFNQHTQKYDDDDDIANINVTNKSFDISICDDKNVKKEDFYSYNISSSKVDKKKNIYETPYFNIVNFESITSNSSNLLTCIIQDYFILQNLVHNLKEDIHKYIFKSIDMYIYIICYYFMKRSNIQELLINVKQNKEKLNINNILFIIKKQEKYTELYKFLQHYNDEIKKNEQDYNFLYVNSNINTSFPSSSKNNITHDSNIMNDKNYLSIYPLSNCSKLFSFTSLYALSEKIIALESIFCLLINMKEEIIKLNENSKNKNKHNSNIHVQKCELQYNKIGTFPTDNAVGDNNNNNNNNNNNNYMLKQNNYCNNNNKIYCNKPTNDVIYTFQTFLDKKLNMINEIRILTYCDSLYNIMDSENYVNEILRIINESYNTTNNVEEYKNKYKNNKINLLSNDDLNKKTENLKKNLDEYVNLYINILNDSKRKLMFCCEGILSIVIHYLLWNLINYIFNVNNIEIIQKIKSDYFPVTENVNRNNNNNNNYHHNNIFKSSKKDNYNNLLNNNQDIMKSQDNHFYNHDNKNLVSTLRYHFEKISNCIKKNIINLENEIDEQINNNINIHNSIYYKFYKDLKNPENPLYQYYYIYLSKGNTFFDQYIDLHFYNLQKLDNFVKNYNPDIYQYKHVQSIISKYNTYKKITPQSFAAHFEAHTLKKIQNYLKLQKLHNT, encoded by the coding sequence atgaaagAACAAGAAGGAAGCAACGTGATACTTAACATTTCGGATATTTCAAAAGACAATGATGAAGTACCAAATGATGAAATTACATTTTTCGacataaataatagtatAAATCACCTTACAGGAAAGgaattttatttctattcaaataatgatgtatttatttataaacaaaataatcctcatgaatttttaaaagacAAGTCGTCCATACGGATTAAGGATCCAACATGTTCTTCCCTACaagataaaaaatgtaatgATGAAAGTGATGCATTTGAAGAAAGTGAAGAAAATGATGTAATTGGTATAAATAATCCTattgatataaataatcctattgatataaataatcctattgatataaataatcctattgatataaataatcctattgatataaataattctattaatacaaataattctattaatacaaataattctattaatacaaataattctattaatacaaataatcctattgatataaatgatgaacataaatattgtaAACTTATAgattataaacataaatataataacaattcTATAAATAACGTGAACAATCTAATTAATACGTGTGGTAAGGGAAATATAACAAACAGAGATACAAATAACTTCaagaataataaacatattaatatacatgtttataaaaataagaacTCAAAAGGTGAACGTGATATATCTTTCTTTTCTGATCATTTGAAAAATTGCAACCACCTTGAGGATAAAGTAAAATTCGTTTTCTCAcaagaattaaataaagTGAATGATATTTTTAACGTTGAAGAgattatgaaaattattaataatttaaattctATCAGAATAGAAATTGAAACTAccatttataaaaaattagaaaagaaatataaaaattttcttcttaGTACTGTTAAAATTAAAGATATAGATTTGGATATTACAAATATGAAGAATCATTTAtctaataatttaaatgaaataaaatgcttacaagaaaaaaaatataaagagaaattacatataatagATTTAATATCtaaaaagaatttatataaacaaattaatttacttttattaattatatttattatatcttatTACGATATTctactttttaaaaatattttaaaaaaaaatttcgAATTCTCATCTATTGCGTTTTATCAATTATATCAATTTATAAATCATAACCATAAATTGTTACAACACATAAAATGtgtaaataatttaaaacataaaatgTTCTCTATCTATTTTAATagaataaaagaaaataatgaaacaAATTTTGTTcactttttattttcagATGATTCCAAAAAAAcaaatcaaataaatattaatgaactcttaaaaacattattaaaaatttactATTTACtctttaaaataaaaccatttaattttatagaGAATTCTTTAGTATATATGTATCAATTTTTTCAACAAATATCTAAACAAATTGTTTTCTCATGCTTTATGACAAATATAGAAACCCAACAAGAAAATACTCTTCATAAAATAGCTGAAGATGctttaataaaaaatcaaataaactcgaaatgtaaaaataaaattaataacaCTCTTGatcattttaataaaatacatcAAAAAAAACGCAACCatcaaaatttatataattctccttatcatcaaaataaaaatgtagatgaaataaaaaatcaaaatgtAGATGAAgtaaaaaatcaaaatgtAGATAAACTAAAAAATCAATATATAGATGTACTACAAAATCAATATATAGATGTACTACAAAATCAATATATAGATGTACTACAAAATCAATATATAGATGTACTACAAAATcataataaagatatacTACAATgtcaaaatatatatcataatcTACAAGATAAATCTGTTTGTCAAGATCAGGATAATCATAAAATAAGTCAAGTTGAAAAGTACCAACcaaattttttatcattcCAAACGGAACAATCTGAAGAATTAATAGATAAAGACGTATCTATATGTGACAAAACAAATCTAACAcataatatgatatattcaaaatatgATCAAATTGAtgaaaacataaaaaataaaaaaaaaataaaaagttatgattccattaataataatataaatgatacagacatatacaaaaataatcattCAACAAATCAACAAAATGATGCagataattttttgtttattcCTTTAAACGAACTTGTTCCTAAATTAAATGATACCAGCAGTCTACTTTCACTcatcaaaatatatgaaattttatttgatgttttcaataaatatgattatataataatatatctattaaattattatttacaaaaaaacGATATCTCTATATATCAAACCGAGaataaatcaaaatttaaaaatcttgaaaaaacaaatctaacactatataataaaatatatgagtgtaataatgataatatacAAACAATAAATAAGTGCACAGATAAACTTACAAATGAAACGTATCAAGAAATAACAACAACCAAAGAGTTATCgcaaaattataatatgtataatgaagatatacataaacaaaataatgtaaCAAATAATTTGGATGAATCTAACTATTcacaatattataatatcGATCATAATCAaagtaatattttttatataccAAACACGTATACCTCACATTTATTAACATACttcataaaaaatgatacaATGAAAAATCAAACATATGATCAAAAATGTACAagtattaaaaataaaatagaatcctatttaaaagaaaaaagtaTAAGTTGTATTTACTCAcaagaatatatatattttacattaCAAAATGCACtacatttaatatatgtaaaaaagaaatttttaaaaaatatggaaaaagtaataaaaactattattgaaaatatgcaatttaataatttcaaTTTTAATCACatatgttcatatatttttttgacCATCTTATATTGTTTACATTCATATCTATTCAAATATAATTCTTCAAATgatcaaatatattatttaacTAAAAGTttaaaggaaaataaaaatattgatgTATATGTTAATCCGAAGGATAACATAAATGTACATGTTGATCCAAAAGACAACATTAATGTACATGTTGATCCAAAAGACAACATTAATGTACATGTTAATCCTAAAGACAACATTAATGTACATGTTAATCCTAAAGACAACATTAATGTACATGTTGATCCAAAAGACAACATTAATGTACATGTTAATCCTAAAGACAACATTAATGTACATGTTAATCCTAAAGACAACATTAATGTACAGGTTAATCCTAAAGACAACATTAATGTACAGGTTAATCCCAAGGACAATATAAAGATCaatgaaaaaatacatgtaaatataaaaacaaatgattataaaaatagttGTAATACTCTTTATAATGAACAAAAGAACGTTTACATTGAAGAACATATAAGAACTTCTATTTTTGAAGATCATAACTTATTAAAAGACATTTTACAAAATCATGATATTTTTCTAGAAGtagaaaagaaattaaaaaaaaattatttccccacatactattatttaaatattaaaacGTTAAATGATATGATTAATAGAGATCATTGGTTACGTATAccaaataaaattaataataaaatatgtaataacaattttaattttaattttaattttacttttaattttaataatatattaaccTTTTATAAAAACGAATTTCatgattttttaaatgtacCTTTTTCTCCGAACCCtttgaaaaaatttaattttaaaaacataaGACAATACCTATGTTTTAATCAACATACAcaaaaatatgatgatgatgatgatatagcaaatataaatgtaacaaataaaagttttgatatatctatttgtgatgataaaaatgtaaaaaaagaagatttttattcttataatatatccTCTTCAAAAgtagataaaaaaaaaaatatatatgaaacaCCCTATTTCAATATTGTAAATTTTGAGAGTATTACTTCCAATTCTAGTAATTTATTAACATGCATAATACAagattattttattcttcaAAATTTAGTTcataatttaaaagaagatatacataagtatatattcaaatccattgatatgtatatatatattatatgttattattttatgaaaCGATCTAATATACAAGAACTTTTAATTAACGTCAAACAAAATAAAGagaaattaaatataaataatatactttttataataaaaaaacaagaaaaatatacagaattgtataaatttttacaacattataatgatgaaatcaaaaaaaatgaacaagattataatttcttatatgtaaatagtaatataaatacatcATTCCCATCTTcatcaaaaaataatattacacatgatagtaatataatgaatgataaaaattatttatcGATTTATCCTTTAAGCAATTGTTCTAAATTATTTAGTTTTACATCTTTATATGCTCTTTctgaaaaaattattgcCTTAGAATCCATCTTTTGTCTATTAATCAATAtgaaagaagaaataataaaattgaaTGAAAATTcaaagaataaaaataaacataatagtaatatacATGTACAAAAATGTGAattacaatataataaaataggTACCTTTCCTACAGATAATGCTGTtggtgataataataataataataataataataataataataattacatgttaaaacaaaataattattgtaataataacaacaaaatatattgtaacAAACCCACTAATGATGTTATATACACATTTCAAACATTTCttgataaaaaattaaatatgatCAACGAAATACGTATATTAACATACTGCGATTccttatataatattatggACAGTGAAAATTATgttaatgaaatattaagAATTATTAATGAATCCTATAATACTACTAATAATGTAGAAgaatataagaataaatataaaaataataaaataaacttATTATCAAATGATGATTTGAATAAGAAAACGgagaatttaaaaaaaaatctaGACGAATATGTGAacctatatataaatattttaaatgatagtaaaagaaaattaatGTTTTGTTGTGAAGGTATTTTATCCATTGTTATTCATTATCTCTTATGGAATTTAATAAACTACATTTTTAATGTAAACAATATTgaaataatacaaaaaataaaatctGATTATTTTCCTGTTACAGAAAATGTTAAcagaaataataataataataataattatcatcataataatattttcaagTCTTCTAAAAAGGACAATTATAACAATTTgcttaataataatcaagATATCATGAAATCCCAAGACAaccatttttataatcatgataataaaaatttagTTTCTACTTTAAGATATCATTTTGAGAAAATATCAAattgtattaaaaaaaatattataaatctcgaaaatgaaatagacgaacaaataaataataatataaatatacataattcTATATACTATAAGTTTTATAAAGACCTAAAAAATCCAGAAAATCCATTgtatcaatattattatatctatCTATCCAAAGGAAACACATTTTTTGATCAATATATAgatttacatttttataatttacaaAAACTAGATAACtttgtaaaaaattataatcCAGATATTTATCAATATAAACATGTACAATCTATTATTtctaaatataatacatacaaaaaaattaccCCACAGTCTTTTGCGGCTCACTTTGAGGCACATaccttaaaaaaaattcaaaacTATTTAAAGCTACAAAAATTACATAATacttaa